A single genomic interval of Spinacia oleracea cultivar Varoflay chromosome 6, BTI_SOV_V1, whole genome shotgun sequence harbors:
- the LOC130462391 gene encoding pathogenesis-related protein 1C-like, translating to MLHALISICTIVEKLNHEEKQAHELLICRFSNLFAIKSRSLFLCIKYTTHKLKYTKQFLDVHNAARAQVGVPPLKWNTTLATFAQNLADKVKQTSDDLVRSGSPYGENKAAGYDAFTAVDAVNQLVEEKKNYDHNSNVCLKGKECKHYKQVVWKDSLSVGCASIIFGAGWPFVVCKYYPPGNVPGKLPY from the coding sequence ATGTTACATGCCTTGATTTCTATATGCACTATTGTGGAAAAACTTAATCATGAAGAAAAACAAGCCCACGAGCTACTCATATGCAGATTTTCCAACTTGTTCGCCATAAAATCAAGGTCACTGTTTCTCTGCATAAAATATACAACACATAAGTTAAAATATACAAAACAGTTCCTAGACGTGCACAACGCCGCCCGTGCACAAGTCGGTGTGCCACCCCTTAAATGGAACACCACCCTTGCGACGTTCGCGCAAAACTTGGCCGACAAAGTCAAGCAAACATCTGATGACCTGGTGAGGTCCGGTAGCCCTTACGGCGAGAACAAGGCCGCCGGCTACGACGCTTTTACGGCGGTTGATGCGGTTAACCAGTTGGTGGAGGAGAAAAAGAACTATGATCATAATTCAAATGTTTGTTTGAAGGGTAAAGAATGTAAACATTataaacaggtggtttggaagGACAGTTTATCTGTTGGGTGTGCTAGTATTATATTTGGTGCTGGTTGGCCTTTTGTTGTTTGTAAATATTATCCACCTGGCAACGTTCCTGGTAAATTGCCTTATTAA